A region of Channa argus isolate prfri chromosome 8, Channa argus male v1.0, whole genome shotgun sequence DNA encodes the following proteins:
- the LOC137131280 gene encoding serine protease 57-like — protein sequence MSTGTMASSFVLLLFFVLKGVKGSHIVGGRDVAPHSRPYMASLQFQGQHICGGSLVREDFVLTAAHCEISMPYKVVLGADSLSSNEPTKQEFTAIRSIPHPKYDGHANDIMLLKLNSSAQLNEAVQLVSLKRSPLSAVSECITVGWGDIGDNKTLASILQEVNVTTLSQQTCRRRWENVPITSSMVCGVGTRELQGFCSGDSGGPLVCNGAAAGIVSFSGRRCGDPRTPDVYTRISYFRSWITRVLKYN from the exons ATGTCAACAGGCACCATGGCAAGCAGCTTTGTACTTCTGCTCTTCTTTGTCCTAAAAG gtGTTAAGGGATCTCATATTGTTGGAGGCAGAGATGTTGCCCCTCACTCGCGCCCCTACATGGCCTCATTGCAATTCCAAGGCCAGCATATCTGTGGGGGATCACTGGTGAGAGAGGACTTTGTGCTCACAGCAGCACATTGTGAGATATCTAT GCCATATAAAGTTGTACTTGGAGCTGATTCCCTGTCAAGTAATGAGCCTACAAAACAGGAATTTACTGCTATCAGGTCAATTCCACACCCCAAGTATGATGGACATGCAAACGATATCATGCTCCTAAAG CTGAACAGCAGCGCCCAACTGAATGAAGCAGTGCAGCTGGTCTCTCTAAAAAGAAGCCCACTGAGTGCAGTGAGTGAGTGCATCACAGTTGGCTGGGGGGACATAGGGGACAACAAAACCTTAGCAAGCATTCTTCAGGAGGTCAATGTAACCACCCTATCACAGCAGACATGTCGCAGGAGATGGGAAAATGTTCCCATCACCAGTTCTATGGTTTGTGGAGTCGGGACGAGAGAATTACAAGGTTTTTGCTCG GGGGACTCGGGCGGTCCGTTGGTGTGTAATGGAGCTGCAGCAGGCATTGTCTCCTTCTCTGGCCGGCGTTGTGGAGACCCCAGAACCCCTGATGTCTACACGCGCATATCATATTTTAGGAGTTGGATTACAAGAGTGTTAAAGTACAATTAG
- the LOC137131281 gene encoding spindlin-1-like — protein sequence MSKKRGRKRSSGELSDTVTPDPNSILGVRIQHNWREKGNQSKWKGTVLDRLGVNPSLFMVKYDGFDCVYGIELFKDERVSNLQVLSEKVVNNKIKIPPGAEELVGKAVEHLFEKEDGEKNEWRGMVLSRAPIMTNWYYITYEKDPVLYMYQLWDDYADGDLRILPEAENKHLLPADRKPGEETESLVGKQVEYVTDKGVKRTGLVIYQVPTKPSVYYIKYDDDFHIHVYDLVKTT from the exons ATGTCCAAGAAGAGGGGCAG AAAGCGGAGCAGCGGGGAACTGAGTGACACAGTAACCCCAGACCCCAACAGCATTCTGGGTGTCCGTATTCAACATAACTGGCGCGAGAAAGGGAACCAAAGCAAGTGGAAGGGAACGGTGCTGGACAGACTTGGTGTAAATCCTTCTCTCTTCATGGTGAAGTACGATGGTTTTGACTGTGTCTACGGCATTGAGCTATTTAAGGATGAGAGAGTGTCCAACCTCcaagtcctgtcagaaaaagTTG taaacaacaaaatcaaGATACCCCCAGGGGCAGAGGAGCTTGTGGGCAAAGCTGTGGAGCATCTTTTTGAAAAAGAAGATGGAGAGAAGAATGAGTGGAGAGGCATGGTCCTCTCCAGAGCTCCAATCATGACCAACTGGTATTATATAACTTATGAAAAGGACCCCGTTCTTTATATGTACCAGCTGTGGGATGACTACGCTGATGGAGACCTCAGGATTCTGCCTGAAGCAG AAAACAAGCACCTGTTGCCTGCAGACAGGAAGCcaggagaagagacagaaagtcTGGTGGGGAAACAAGTGGAATATGTTACTGACAAGGGTGTGAAGAGAACAGGCCTGGTGATATACCAGGTCCCAACCAAGCCCTCTGTCTActatattaaatatgatgatGACTTTCATATCCATGTTTATGACCTGGTCAAAACTACCTAG
- the micos13 gene encoding MICOS complex subunit MIC13 has product MAARILPVVKLATKLTIAGGALYIACDSGLFGSSEQGTEALEKAKVAIPPAIEEWTKYFGLEAQLPTIPKIEFSPVQTWNSGVRWTISALSEAPTKATEYTNQGFQYMKELTK; this is encoded by the exons ATGGCGGCAAGAATTCTGCCTGTAGTAAA ACTGGCCACCAAGTTGACCATTGCAGGAGGAGCTCTCTACATTGCCTGTGACTCTGGATTGTTTGGAAGCAGTGAACAGGGCACAGAAGCTCTTGAAAAGGCCAAGGTTGCAATACCCCCTGCTATAGAGGAATGGACAAAGTACTTTGGCCTGGAG GCTCAGCTTCCAACCATACCTAAGATTGAATTCTCCCCAGTTCAGACCTGGAATTCTG GAGTACGGTGGACAATTTCAGCTCTTTCAGAGGCTCCAACAAAAGCAACTGAATACACAAATCAGGGCTTTCAGTACATGAAAGAACTCACCAAGTAA
- the hsd11b1la gene encoding hydroxysteroid 11-beta-dehydrogenase 1-like protein isoform X1, producing the protein MRAFSKILLVSLFVAYLSNKWTAPTFDAESLRGARVLVTGASTGIGEQMAYHYARFGAQIVITARREKVLQQVAEKCLSFGAQKALYISADMANESDPDKVVDFALEKFGGLDYLVLNHIGPTPYSMWEGDVEHTRWLMKVNFFSYVQMAWRALNALEQSKGSLVVVSSLLGKISTPFAAPYTSTKFALNGFFGTLQHELSMKKSNVSISICTLGLIDTDSAMEKVRGIIDAPAYPATEAALNIISTGATRQPELFYPWFTYIVNLIKDWFPSITNYVIQNSFKYIP; encoded by the exons ATGAGAGCTTTCTCAAAAATCCTATTAGTCAGTTTATTTGTTGCCTATCTATCTAACAAATGGACTGCACCCACGTTTGATGCAG AATCTCTCAGAGGTGCCAGGGTGTTGGTGACTGGGGCCAGTACAGGCATTGGTGAGCAAATGGCTTATCATTATGCCCGTTTTGGAGCTCAGATAGTTATTACAGcaaggagagagaaagtgttGCAGCAG GTGGCAGAGAAGTGCCTGAGTTTTGGAGCCCAGAAAGCTCTTTACATATCAGCAGACATGGCCAATGAGTCAGACCCTGACAAAGTGGTAGATTTTGCTCTAGAAAAATTTGGGGGACTAGATTATCTGGTTCTCAACCACATTGGCCCTACACCCTACAGCATGTGGGAGGGAGATGTAGAACACACCAGGTGGCTAATGAAG GTCAACTTTTTCAGCTATGTTCAGATGGCTTGGAGAGCTTTGAATGCCCTTGAGCAAAGCAAAGGGTCACTGGTGGTTGTTTCATCGCTGTTAG GTAAAATTTCCACTCCCTTTGCGGCACCTTATACCTCAACAAAATTTGCCTTGAATGGTTTCTTTGGgacccttcagcatgagctatCTATGAAGAAGAGCAATGTGTCTATCTCTATATGTACACTGGGGCTCATTGATACCGACTCAGCTATGGAGAAAGTCAG gGGAATTATTGATGCACCAGCTTACCCTGCCACGGAAGCAGCCTTGAACATTATTAGTACAGGAGCTACAAGGCAGCCGGAGCTGTTCTACCCTTGGTTCACTTACATTGTTAATCTAATTAAAGACTGGTTCCCTAGCATCACAAACTATGTAATCCAGAACTCCTTCAAGTATATTCCCTGA
- the hsd11b1la gene encoding hydroxysteroid 11-beta-dehydrogenase 1-like protein isoform X2 produces MAYHYARFGAQIVITARREKVLQQVAEKCLSFGAQKALYISADMANESDPDKVVDFALEKFGGLDYLVLNHIGPTPYSMWEGDVEHTRWLMKVNFFSYVQMAWRALNALEQSKGSLVVVSSLLGKISTPFAAPYTSTKFALNGFFGTLQHELSMKKSNVSISICTLGLIDTDSAMEKVRGIIDAPAYPATEAALNIISTGATRQPELFYPWFTYIVNLIKDWFPSITNYVIQNSFKYIP; encoded by the exons ATGGCTTATCATTATGCCCGTTTTGGAGCTCAGATAGTTATTACAGcaaggagagagaaagtgttGCAGCAG GTGGCAGAGAAGTGCCTGAGTTTTGGAGCCCAGAAAGCTCTTTACATATCAGCAGACATGGCCAATGAGTCAGACCCTGACAAAGTGGTAGATTTTGCTCTAGAAAAATTTGGGGGACTAGATTATCTGGTTCTCAACCACATTGGCCCTACACCCTACAGCATGTGGGAGGGAGATGTAGAACACACCAGGTGGCTAATGAAG GTCAACTTTTTCAGCTATGTTCAGATGGCTTGGAGAGCTTTGAATGCCCTTGAGCAAAGCAAAGGGTCACTGGTGGTTGTTTCATCGCTGTTAG GTAAAATTTCCACTCCCTTTGCGGCACCTTATACCTCAACAAAATTTGCCTTGAATGGTTTCTTTGGgacccttcagcatgagctatCTATGAAGAAGAGCAATGTGTCTATCTCTATATGTACACTGGGGCTCATTGATACCGACTCAGCTATGGAGAAAGTCAG gGGAATTATTGATGCACCAGCTTACCCTGCCACGGAAGCAGCCTTGAACATTATTAGTACAGGAGCTACAAGGCAGCCGGAGCTGTTCTACCCTTGGTTCACTTACATTGTTAATCTAATTAAAGACTGGTTCCCTAGCATCACAAACTATGTAATCCAGAACTCCTTCAAGTATATTCCCTGA